A single window of Providencia alcalifaciens DNA harbors:
- the sctN gene encoding type III secretion system ATPase SctN, with translation MKLFDVCAHPVRIHGCLIEAPLDGVFIGEICFIEQSLAQPKIIAKAQVIGFKEELTVLSLIGRAQGLTREVVIRPSGYPFVFQMGEHLVGNIFNAAGELEGALSQKNSEITQLKTKLQRIDNPPVSVNKRRPVNEPMVTGIRAIDGLLTCGLGQRIGIFAAAGSGKTSLMNMLINHAHGDIHIVALIGERGREVIEFIEELKQSPHADKTILVYATSDSPPIERCNAALLATAMAEYFRDLGKQVLLYVDSMTRYARALRDVALAAGELPARRGYPASVFEQLPLLLERPGRVKQGSITAFYTVLLESEEEADPIGDEIRSILDGHIYLSHKLAGRGHYPAIDILHSISRVFQKVTTPEHRQFAVDIRENLSRLEQIKLYLELGEYQRGESQENDRALDKQQDINHFLQQNMDESEGFEEMLAQLHHLAS, from the coding sequence ATGAAACTTTTTGACGTTTGCGCACACCCAGTGCGCATTCATGGATGCCTGATAGAAGCCCCGTTGGATGGCGTATTTATTGGCGAGATCTGCTTTATTGAGCAGTCATTGGCACAACCAAAAATTATCGCCAAAGCGCAAGTGATAGGCTTCAAAGAGGAGCTAACGGTGCTGAGCCTAATTGGTCGTGCTCAAGGCCTCACTCGTGAAGTAGTTATTCGCCCAAGTGGTTATCCGTTTGTATTCCAAATGGGGGAGCACCTTGTCGGGAATATTTTTAATGCAGCAGGGGAATTAGAAGGCGCATTAAGCCAGAAAAATAGCGAAATTACCCAGTTAAAAACTAAGCTGCAACGCATTGATAATCCTCCGGTTAGCGTGAATAAACGCCGTCCAGTCAATGAACCGATGGTCACGGGAATTCGTGCTATTGATGGATTGCTGACGTGCGGGTTAGGTCAGCGCATCGGTATTTTTGCCGCGGCGGGTAGCGGTAAAACCTCACTAATGAATATGCTGATCAACCATGCTCACGGGGATATTCATATCGTGGCATTGATTGGTGAGCGTGGGCGAGAAGTCATTGAGTTTATTGAAGAACTCAAGCAGTCCCCTCATGCGGATAAAACCATTTTAGTGTATGCCACCTCCGACAGCCCGCCGATTGAGCGCTGTAATGCTGCCTTATTGGCGACGGCGATGGCGGAATATTTCCGTGATTTAGGAAAACAGGTTTTATTGTATGTCGATTCGATGACCCGTTATGCCAGGGCATTGCGTGATGTGGCGCTCGCGGCAGGGGAACTTCCTGCACGTCGTGGTTATCCCGCCTCTGTTTTCGAGCAACTCCCGTTATTACTCGAACGTCCAGGGCGCGTAAAACAGGGGTCTATCACTGCGTTTTACACCGTGTTATTAGAGAGCGAGGAAGAAGCCGACCCTATTGGCGATGAAATCCGCTCTATTTTGGATGGGCATATTTACCTCAGTCACAAGCTTGCAGGGCGAGGACATTATCCTGCGATTGATATTTTACACAGTATTAGCCGTGTTTTTCAGAAGGTGACAACGCCGGAACATCGCCAATTTGCTGTCGATATTCGTGAAAATTTATCTCGCTTAGAGCAAATCAAGCTGTACCTCGAATTGGGGGAATACCAGCGAGGTGAAAGCCAAGAAAATGACCGTGCGTTAGATAAACAGCAGGATATCAATCATTTCTTACAACAAAACATGGATGAATCAGAGGGCTTTGAGGAGATGTTAGCCCAATTACACCATTTGGCATCCTGA
- a CDS encoding type III secretion protein: MSTIKSLPSENKFNSMMEGKSASLGFHHPQYDQQKPGFQKQGGQQHSVKKAAQDIVQKKLTQVTGNNKNLKKPVEELAVPVLLNLPTQIQHMHSGGKVAFLSAEYGSDKKNSEANHSISAQPDGPLGQTVSEDDIPQISFNANVGAVSSGQLLDTKTVKTKHMEQKAARFLSDNPKSVKQTQWMSIPLAQQTELVDIAVLKSPLSDGQSNLVGEAHSATELAIQTQHDFEGQNVSVGHEGRAVTNERPIPNERPVPNERPEPQHFPDMKSFDIEKSEVIQPDEMDITKNILTQVRAEMGEKSLATMPQASTSQASASQTSAHTQQASSRVSKVAELMAASEVESPKTVPSRTLSYTFSQWQNAPTVSFTLASANRDQVVASTLSHEVQQVLQDNQHSWTGEQKMVIRREEQEGQQRQRQQQHQQDEES, translated from the coding sequence ATGTCGACAATAAAATCACTGCCTAGTGAAAATAAATTTAATTCCATGATGGAAGGTAAAAGCGCATCGCTAGGTTTTCATCATCCACAATATGATCAGCAAAAACCTGGTTTTCAAAAGCAAGGCGGTCAGCAGCATTCAGTCAAAAAAGCCGCTCAGGATATTGTTCAGAAAAAACTGACTCAAGTGACTGGCAATAATAAAAACCTCAAAAAACCAGTAGAAGAGTTGGCGGTACCCGTTCTGTTGAACTTACCGACTCAAATCCAGCACATGCACTCTGGCGGGAAAGTGGCATTTCTCTCTGCAGAATATGGCTCAGATAAAAAAAATAGCGAAGCGAATCATTCGATAAGTGCACAACCCGATGGTCCATTAGGGCAAACAGTGAGTGAAGACGATATTCCACAGATCTCGTTTAACGCCAATGTTGGGGCGGTATCAAGCGGTCAGTTGCTTGACACAAAAACCGTTAAAACAAAACACATGGAACAAAAAGCGGCTCGATTTTTGTCAGATAATCCGAAAAGCGTCAAGCAAACCCAATGGATGAGCATCCCATTAGCGCAGCAGACAGAATTGGTGGACATCGCAGTATTGAAATCACCTCTGAGTGATGGCCAATCAAATTTAGTGGGTGAAGCTCACTCTGCGACTGAGCTTGCTATACAAACTCAGCATGACTTCGAAGGGCAGAATGTCTCTGTGGGCCACGAAGGTCGAGCTGTGACAAATGAGCGCCCTATACCAAATGAGCGCCCTGTGCCAAATGAGCGTCCTGAACCGCAACATTTTCCTGATATGAAAAGTTTCGATATTGAAAAGTCAGAAGTGATTCAACCGGATGAAATGGATATTACCAAAAATATCTTAACGCAAGTGCGTGCAGAAATGGGTGAGAAATCACTGGCTACGATGCCCCAAGCCTCTACTTCTCAAGCTTCGGCTTCCCAAACATCAGCGCACACACAGCAAGCCTCTTCAAGGGTAAGCAAGGTTGCTGAATTGATGGCAGCTTCTGAGGTTGAAAGCCCCAAAACGGTGCCTTCTCGCACCCTGAGCTACACCTTTAGCCAATGGCAAAATGCACCAACGGTCTCTTTCACTTTAGCGAGCGCCAACAGAGATCAGGTGGTGGCATCAACGCTAAGCCATGAAGTTCAGCAGGTTTTACAAGACAACCAGCATTCATGGACAGGCGAACAAAAAATGGTGATCCGACGTGAAGAGCAGGAAGGCCAACAGCGTCAACGGCAGCAACAGCATCAGCAAGATGAGGAGTCCTAA
- a CDS encoding FliM/FliN family flagellar motor switch protein — protein MLNIHRISHREKQVREWQQRFQWDLDMYIPKVGERYFQITLHSKKQKTQVLVNAEEWCRHRWPKLAHYAWNLLDTKSLCKIFTYENTGKTFFSEQFRCHGVEIIDDEQLQQPRFTVKEKKLGIVLLAEPIEGLTERKAQNGIVEQLKLQADWILGYSHISSKTLQSIALGDVLRIQQLQLDMTVAGRVLAHFQKQQEGIFMIEQLITADDEQIASAVEEEFVDETVRPFNLHDLTVKLTFVLGHSDISVEELDSLQPGAIYSIGENKEREVKVYANKQLIAEGELTYIGDSDELGLEIKRLVSLGDKRL, from the coding sequence ATGCTAAATATCCATCGAATTAGCCACCGAGAAAAGCAGGTGAGAGAGTGGCAACAGCGTTTTCAATGGGACTTAGACATGTATATTCCCAAGGTGGGAGAACGCTATTTTCAAATCACCCTACACAGTAAAAAGCAGAAAACTCAAGTGCTGGTGAATGCTGAAGAATGGTGCCGTCACCGCTGGCCTAAGCTGGCTCACTATGCATGGAATCTCTTAGATACCAAAAGCTTATGCAAAATTTTTACTTATGAAAATACCGGAAAGACGTTTTTCTCCGAGCAATTCCGTTGTCATGGTGTCGAGATTATTGATGATGAACAGCTCCAACAACCAAGGTTCACGGTGAAAGAAAAAAAACTTGGCATTGTGTTGTTAGCTGAGCCAATTGAAGGGCTAACCGAGCGTAAGGCGCAAAACGGGATAGTCGAGCAGCTTAAGCTGCAAGCTGACTGGATTTTAGGTTATAGCCATATAAGCAGTAAAACTTTGCAGTCTATCGCGCTTGGCGATGTGCTGCGTATTCAGCAATTGCAATTAGATATGACTGTTGCAGGGCGTGTATTGGCCCATTTTCAAAAACAACAAGAAGGCATTTTTATGATTGAACAGTTAATAACAGCAGATGACGAACAAATAGCTTCTGCAGTGGAAGAGGAGTTTGTTGATGAAACTGTTCGTCCTTTTAATTTGCACGACCTCACAGTCAAATTGACCTTTGTATTGGGTCACTCAGACATCAGTGTAGAGGAATTGGATTCACTCCAGCCGGGGGCTATTTACTCAATTGGTGAAAATAAAGAACGTGAAGTGAAGGTGTATGCGAACAAACAACTGATCGCGGAAGGTGAGTTGACCTATATTGGCGATAGTGACGAATTAGGTTTAGAAATTAAGCGATTGGTAAGCTTAGGCGATAAAAGGTTATAA
- a CDS encoding EscR/YscR/HrcR family type III secretion system export apparatus protein, giving the protein MPTVPNEIPLLVLIAFSTLLPFIIAAGTCYLKISIVLIMVRNAMGVQQVPSTMALNGIALLLSIFVMMPVLQDVNNYMRHESVDFSNVESIDNFVDNGLGRYKDYLVKYSDPQLVNFFESIQQGKTEAEVQEEQAVPTLFSLLPAYALSEIKSAFEIGFYIYLPFVVIDLVISSILLALGMMMMSPVTISVPVKLILFVAIDGWSLISKGLVMQYFELAQH; this is encoded by the coding sequence ATGCCAACGGTTCCGAATGAAATACCTTTATTAGTCCTTATCGCCTTTTCCACGCTGCTACCTTTTATTATTGCAGCCGGAACCTGCTATCTAAAAATCTCGATTGTGCTGATTATGGTACGCAATGCGATGGGAGTTCAGCAAGTGCCTTCGACGATGGCACTCAATGGTATCGCCTTGTTACTGTCCATTTTTGTGATGATGCCTGTGCTGCAAGATGTGAACAATTATATGCGCCACGAAAGCGTGGATTTTAGCAATGTGGAATCCATCGACAACTTCGTTGATAACGGGTTAGGACGTTATAAAGATTACTTAGTGAAATATTCCGATCCTCAATTAGTGAATTTCTTCGAGTCTATTCAGCAGGGTAAAACGGAAGCCGAGGTGCAAGAAGAGCAAGCGGTGCCAACGCTATTTTCATTACTGCCAGCTTACGCATTGAGTGAAATTAAATCCGCGTTTGAAATTGGTTTTTATATCTATTTACCGTTTGTGGTTATCGACTTGGTGATCTCAAGCATTCTGTTGGCGCTCGGTATGATGATGATGAGTCCCGTGACTATCTCAGTACCCGTGAAATTGATTTTGTTTGTGGCAATTGATGGATGGTCGCTGATTTCGAAAGGGCTGGTGATGCAGTATTTCGAACTCGCACAGCATTGA
- the sctS gene encoding type III secretion system export apparatus subunit SctS produces the protein MDSIIYVSNKAMLLIVILSAIPVIVATVVGLLVGLLQTVTQLQEQTLPFGIKLLAVFGSLFMISGWLADKVMNYAIEVMTTALPAIGLFG, from the coding sequence ATGGATTCAATCATTTATGTCAGTAACAAAGCGATGTTGTTGATCGTCATATTGTCAGCGATTCCTGTGATTGTGGCGACGGTCGTGGGGCTGTTAGTCGGGCTTTTGCAAACCGTAACTCAGCTTCAGGAACAGACATTACCTTTTGGTATCAAGTTATTAGCCGTGTTTGGTTCCTTGTTTATGATTTCAGGTTGGCTGGCGGATAAAGTGATGAATTATGCCATTGAAGTCATGACCACCGCCCTGCCAGCGATAGGGTTATTCGGATGA
- the sctT gene encoding type III secretion system export apparatus subunit SctT, translated as MNQEMLSLASSLYFNFQQGLVKIALAWLRIAPVMFFLPFLSNKLLNGGIIKNCVVAYLALGMWPYLTAREINWDEISFSEVFIYEVSIGIVLALILGLPFMIANVIGEVIDTQRGETISSIVDPASGTEASELAVFISYIVCMVFLAQGGMYQLANVFAQSYQLLPFAHGFTSFNSLPLGEWLNKAVVNGVILTAPIIVTLFISEVALGLYSRFCPQLNAFSLSLAIKSIIAFIVFLLYFQNEVPDILVNMISISPLNAIFLSP; from the coding sequence ATGAATCAGGAGATGCTCTCATTGGCATCGTCCTTGTATTTTAATTTCCAACAAGGGCTAGTGAAAATCGCGCTTGCATGGTTGCGCATTGCCCCTGTTATGTTTTTTCTGCCTTTTTTGAGCAATAAACTCCTCAACGGCGGGATCATTAAGAACTGTGTCGTCGCGTATTTGGCATTAGGCATGTGGCCTTATCTTACCGCCCGCGAAATAAATTGGGATGAAATCAGTTTCAGTGAGGTTTTTATTTATGAGGTCAGTATTGGCATTGTATTGGCACTGATTTTAGGGCTGCCATTTATGATTGCTAATGTTATCGGGGAGGTGATAGATACCCAGCGAGGTGAAACCATCAGTAGTATTGTAGACCCTGCAAGTGGTACGGAAGCCTCTGAATTGGCTGTATTTATCAGCTATATCGTGTGTATGGTGTTTTTGGCGCAGGGAGGTATGTACCAACTTGCCAATGTATTTGCACAAAGCTACCAATTATTGCCGTTCGCCCACGGATTTACCTCATTTAATAGTTTGCCATTAGGGGAATGGTTGAATAAGGCAGTGGTGAACGGAGTGATATTAACGGCACCGATTATTGTGACATTATTTATTTCGGAAGTCGCATTAGGGTTATATTCCCGTTTTTGTCCACAATTAAACGCATTTTCATTGTCTCTGGCAATTAAGTCGATTATTGCTTTTATTGTGTTTTTACTTTATTTCCAAAATGAAGTCCCGGATATTTTGGTCAATATGATTTCGATATCGCCATTGAATGCGATTTTTCTTTCTCCTTAA
- a CDS encoding EscU/YscU/HrcU family type III secretion system export apparatus switch protein has product MAEKTEKPTDKKIKDSAKKGQSYKSKDTIAAIVLVTGAFIIGGMSSLYELGGLMKKLFLNPHDIYIDNLLWKLSKIFLSIVVPVLIACFLSGTIISLLQSRFRLATEAIKLDFTKLNPIAGFKKIFSLNSLKELIKAILYLLVFSISAATFFIVWRHEIFMLYRTTINSMTTQWVSLCITFVFVFLAVAIIIVLVDAIAEFFLFIKNLKMEKQEVKKEYKDNEGDPHIKSARKGLHQEILSEEVKSNIKNSTFVMANPTHIAMLIYYDSNIAPLPFLMLKMRGVQAKAVIKYAEQQNIPVVRDIILARQIWRNYKRNSFIDEHGLQDVMQIITWLIRVELEKLGIDVDDALEKLISSESHP; this is encoded by the coding sequence ATGGCTGAAAAAACAGAAAAGCCAACCGACAAAAAAATAAAAGACTCTGCCAAAAAAGGACAAAGTTATAAAAGTAAGGACACCATAGCGGCAATTGTTTTAGTCACCGGTGCATTTATTATTGGTGGAATGTCCAGCTTGTATGAGTTAGGTGGGTTAATGAAAAAATTATTCTTAAACCCACATGATATTTATATCGATAATTTACTTTGGAAACTCTCAAAAATATTTTTGAGTATAGTGGTGCCCGTTTTGATTGCTTGTTTTTTATCGGGAACCATTATTTCACTATTACAGAGTCGATTTAGATTAGCGACCGAGGCAATCAAACTCGATTTTACAAAATTAAACCCAATTGCCGGGTTTAAAAAAATATTTTCTTTAAATTCGCTTAAAGAATTGATTAAAGCCATTCTATATTTATTGGTTTTTAGTATTTCTGCGGCCACATTTTTTATTGTGTGGCGGCATGAAATTTTTATGTTATATCGCACCACGATAAATAGCATGACAACGCAATGGGTAAGTCTTTGTATTACATTTGTTTTTGTTTTTCTTGCTGTGGCGATAATTATTGTTTTGGTGGATGCGATTGCTGAGTTTTTCTTATTTATTAAAAACCTAAAAATGGAAAAGCAAGAAGTCAAAAAAGAGTACAAAGATAATGAAGGTGACCCCCATATTAAAAGTGCACGTAAAGGGCTACACCAAGAGATATTATCAGAGGAAGTGAAGTCGAATATTAAAAACTCGACGTTCGTTATGGCGAATCCGACACATATTGCGATGTTGATTTATTATGATTCAAACATCGCACCGTTACCTTTCTTAATGTTAAAAATGCGTGGGGTACAAGCGAAAGCCGTTATTAAATATGCAGAGCAACAGAATATACCTGTAGTAAGGGATATTATTCTGGCTCGCCAAATATGGCGAAATTATAAGAGGAATAGTTTTATTGATGAACATGGTCTGCAAGATGTTATGCAAATAATTACCTGGCTGATCCGTGTGGAATTAGAAAAATTAGGAATAGATGTTGATGATGCATTGGAGAAACTAATTTCTTCCGAATCACATCCATAA
- the sicA gene encoding type III secretion system translocator chaperone SicA, which produces MDALLDGITTALMDGATYKDIHGIPQTTMDGIYAYAYEFYQQGKLEEAETFFRFLSIYDFYNTDYVMGLAAVYQLTKRYEKATELYALAFVLAKNDYRPLFHAGQCNLMLKKSSAAIHCFESVVENSFDADLQKKSEAYLSALKANLEKAEPSELSDSNT; this is translated from the coding sequence ATGGATGCATTACTTGACGGAATTACCACCGCACTCATGGATGGCGCAACGTATAAAGATATTCATGGTATTCCGCAAACAACGATGGATGGCATTTATGCCTACGCTTATGAATTTTATCAGCAAGGCAAATTAGAAGAAGCGGAAACTTTTTTCCGATTTTTAAGTATTTACGATTTTTATAACACTGACTATGTCATGGGTTTAGCGGCTGTTTATCAATTAACGAAACGTTATGAGAAAGCAACGGAATTATACGCACTCGCCTTTGTTTTGGCGAAAAATGATTACCGACCATTATTCCACGCTGGGCAGTGCAATTTGATGCTGAAGAAAAGCAGTGCAGCAATTCACTGTTTTGAAAGTGTAGTTGAAAACAGTTTTGATGCCGATTTACAGAAAAAATCAGAGGCTTATTTGAGTGCTTTAAAAGCAAACCTCGAAAAAGCAGAGCCATCAGAGTTATCGGACTCTAATACTTAG
- the sctE gene encoding type III secretion system translocon subunit SctE gives MSQITMPGVSHASGNDRINKIHTFLQGNNPLELGEASAKAVLALEEACGELMSSEQMKHQRSEHLPKLVRPKMSAMKMSPEAQQAKGFNANAVLIETFSTIRQLLHEGNIGELNNRLQLLNIESESLRQKGAELLDSFAGSTERLKDIHDKITEKKAQLKPLNLKSNDLVNQRSRNEALFTGNEQKLTELSTKLAESKTALAQLDSLPKPYTEEVYQQEVMLEANITQLSSEIEQITQQQKTLDSNITVFDNDLSALKNEISQLNSSLDSLLDDSVKLAAIADQNRQKLNQFIETAPLQTNIDGEKWENTIALLTMLTAQLKKAMNEDSIRNMKEQEEVMMKINEASRKDSDKKAKEAAEAERKAADANKAASCASKIFSYVMLAVSVIATVATFGAAAPLTLAVAAIGIAMSIADIVLEETGQGSLMQMLATEISSAVTDMLITFGVPEEEAKKIGSIVGMVLAAIAFLAISLLSMSSFVKNIGNTVTNVTKMLAKNVGTLLKSAIKSMPKSLTNALGNIATKGAKAGQSVADSADDMVKLTKFTKLADKFDDVKDIAKSVTQAVDKVDKSSDFVSLGGQMVKVGNTAKLAKAADKLDDVKDIAKIADKATSGVKTQGVAMARVEVGMRGTGAALSVANAATSGGLRLEAAAQMRDMKEMLAGMMLNNETINALTELINALIKSMSKNHEQFDDMFTGMMTSLKQSNNSKVDALHMARFA, from the coding sequence ATGAGTCAAATCACCATGCCGGGCGTCAGTCACGCTTCAGGTAATGATCGAATTAATAAGATTCACACGTTCTTGCAAGGGAATAATCCTTTGGAGCTAGGTGAGGCGAGCGCAAAAGCGGTATTAGCCTTAGAAGAGGCATGTGGCGAGCTAATGTCTTCAGAACAAATGAAACATCAGCGTTCAGAGCATCTTCCAAAGCTAGTAAGACCCAAAATGTCGGCAATGAAAATGTCGCCAGAGGCTCAACAAGCTAAAGGGTTCAATGCCAATGCGGTACTGATTGAAACATTCTCAACCATCCGTCAGTTACTACATGAAGGGAATATCGGTGAGTTAAATAACCGCCTGCAGCTATTAAATATTGAATCAGAATCCTTGCGCCAAAAAGGTGCTGAGTTATTGGATTCCTTTGCTGGCTCTACTGAAAGGCTTAAAGATATCCATGACAAAATTACTGAAAAAAAGGCTCAGTTAAAGCCACTGAACCTTAAATCTAACGACCTTGTTAACCAACGTTCGAGAAATGAAGCTTTATTCACCGGTAATGAGCAAAAGCTGACCGAGCTGAGCACTAAGCTAGCAGAAAGCAAAACCGCATTAGCCCAATTAGATTCGCTCCCGAAACCTTATACCGAAGAAGTGTATCAGCAAGAGGTGATGTTGGAAGCGAACATTACGCAACTTTCGAGCGAAATTGAGCAAATTACCCAACAACAAAAAACGTTAGATTCAAACATTACAGTTTTCGATAACGATCTCAGTGCGCTCAAAAATGAGATTAGCCAGTTAAACTCATCATTAGATTCATTGCTGGATGATTCCGTAAAGCTGGCGGCAATTGCCGATCAAAATCGTCAAAAATTAAATCAATTCATAGAGACTGCACCACTTCAAACAAATATTGATGGTGAAAAATGGGAAAACACCATTGCACTGTTAACCATGCTAACGGCTCAACTGAAAAAAGCGATGAATGAAGATTCAATCCGCAATATGAAAGAGCAAGAAGAGGTGATGATGAAAATCAACGAAGCCTCTCGTAAAGATTCAGATAAGAAAGCCAAAGAAGCCGCAGAGGCAGAACGCAAAGCGGCAGATGCCAACAAAGCAGCATCTTGTGCCAGTAAAATTTTCAGCTATGTAATGCTGGCGGTTTCTGTGATTGCCACTGTTGCTACGTTTGGCGCGGCTGCTCCGCTAACATTAGCGGTAGCTGCGATTGGTATCGCAATGTCGATTGCCGATATTGTTTTAGAGGAAACGGGTCAGGGCAGCTTGATGCAAATGTTGGCCACCGAAATTTCCAGTGCTGTGACCGATATGTTGATTACCTTTGGTGTCCCGGAAGAGGAGGCCAAAAAGATTGGTAGCATTGTGGGAATGGTCCTTGCGGCTATCGCATTCTTAGCGATTTCGTTACTTTCCATGTCGTCATTTGTCAAAAATATCGGCAATACAGTCACTAACGTCACAAAAATGCTGGCGAAAAATGTCGGAACATTACTGAAAAGTGCCATTAAATCCATGCCAAAAAGCCTTACTAATGCATTGGGAAATATTGCCACTAAAGGTGCAAAAGCTGGGCAGTCAGTTGCAGATAGTGCAGATGATATGGTTAAGCTGACCAAATTTACCAAACTGGCCGATAAATTTGATGATGTAAAAGATATCGCCAAATCAGTGACTCAAGCGGTTGATAAGGTAGATAAATCATCAGATTTCGTTTCTCTTGGTGGGCAGATGGTGAAAGTCGGTAACACAGCCAAATTAGCCAAAGCGGCTGACAAACTCGATGACGTAAAAGATATTGCAAAAATTGCTGATAAAGCGACTTCTGGCGTGAAAACTCAAGGTGTGGCGATGGCTCGTGTTGAAGTTGGGATGCGAGGAACTGGAGCAGCTTTATCCGTGGCAAATGCGGCGACATCCGGTGGTTTACGTTTAGAGGCTGCTGCACAAATGCGCGATATGAAAGAGATGCTGGCAGGCATGATGCTGAATAATGAAACCATCAATGCCCTCACTGAGTTGATCAATGCGCTGATTAAATCGATGTCAAAAAATCATGAGCAATTTGATGACATGTTTACTGGCATGATGACATCCCTTAAGCAGTCTAATAACAGTAAAGTCGATGCACTGCACATGGCTCGCTTTGCCTAA
- a CDS encoding IpaC/SipC family type III secretion system effector: MTTINQPHYSPVLTQTNHSSMVNNQDVSSNAASGVRKNVELPNIQNVFVEPHSDKPTLNGTMVDMTVENLSEALSQLMTPEKAALLNDIRHFLVITPEQMQTTVSKVLTEENKTIKQVVDNNHQLDETDIKLIAQAIQVVIASSFSRDALNNQAVSDKDVKVVTSTKDAKKSEFVGIISSDIMLELIKIIRKVVAELNISDRRISADFLVLNAKMVEAAAESTIKEGKEMFSGALAGFFTSLAISTAGAAFQGRALHKQNQSIKTNLVKANQNGAAADRLTELNANSLSSAKGSALTLKTKEGTDVKLADQATPAQQALANQRGNEAAQRTNKLGLAERDEHERIMNKTRVKMGIAEQGGRLSDNAGQMVTSANQVNVKGEEASKMTQQSVADVARTVSADKDKQVDKNQDLVKQMNEHLREIREGQLRTFQSVVRG; the protein is encoded by the coding sequence ATGACAACGATTAATCAACCCCATTATTCACCCGTATTGACTCAGACGAATCACAGTTCAATGGTCAATAACCAAGACGTGAGCTCAAACGCAGCTTCAGGCGTCCGTAAAAATGTTGAATTACCGAATATTCAAAATGTTTTTGTTGAGCCGCATTCAGACAAGCCGACATTAAATGGCACTATGGTTGATATGACGGTTGAAAATCTATCTGAGGCACTGTCTCAGTTGATGACCCCGGAAAAAGCCGCACTTTTGAATGATATTCGCCATTTCTTAGTGATTACACCTGAGCAAATGCAAACCACAGTCTCCAAAGTACTGACTGAAGAAAATAAAACGATCAAACAGGTTGTTGATAATAACCATCAGCTTGATGAGACAGACATTAAACTGATTGCTCAGGCAATCCAAGTGGTTATTGCGAGTTCATTCTCAAGGGATGCTCTGAATAACCAAGCAGTATCGGATAAAGACGTAAAGGTAGTGACATCCACCAAAGACGCCAAAAAAAGCGAATTTGTCGGGATTATCAGCAGTGACATTATGTTGGAGCTGATAAAAATCATTCGTAAAGTGGTTGCTGAGTTGAACATCTCAGATCGCCGTATTAGCGCAGATTTTTTAGTCTTGAACGCAAAAATGGTGGAAGCTGCGGCTGAATCAACCATCAAAGAAGGTAAAGAGATGTTTTCAGGTGCCTTAGCGGGCTTCTTTACCTCTTTAGCCATCAGCACCGCGGGAGCCGCTTTCCAAGGTCGTGCTTTACATAAGCAAAACCAGTCAATTAAAACTAACCTAGTGAAAGCCAACCAAAACGGTGCAGCGGCGGATCGCTTAACGGAACTGAATGCCAACTCCCTGTCATCAGCAAAAGGCAGCGCTTTAACGCTGAAGACAAAAGAAGGTACGGATGTAAAACTTGCCGATCAGGCAACACCGGCTCAACAGGCATTAGCGAATCAGCGTGGTAATGAAGCGGCTCAGCGTACCAACAAATTAGGTTTGGCTGAACGTGATGAGCATGAGCGCATCATGAATAAAACCCGCGTTAAGATGGGAATTGCAGAGCAAGGTGGTCGCTTATCTGACAATGCAGGTCAAATGGTAACATCTGCCAACCAAGTGAATGTGAAAGGGGAAGAAGCCAGCAAAATGACCCAGCAGTCAGTTGCCGATGTCGCACGCACAGTTTCTGCGGATAAAGATAAGCAGGTGGATAAAAACCAAGACTTGGTTAAGCAGATGAATGAGCATTTGCGTGAAATCCGTGAAGGTCAATTACGTACTTTCCAGAGTGTGGTTAGAGGGTAA